The Tripterygium wilfordii isolate XIE 37 chromosome 5, ASM1340144v1, whole genome shotgun sequence genome window below encodes:
- the LOC119998777 gene encoding uncharacterized protein LOC119998777, which produces MPPKTRTLRDIAVREETGESLAPQSAHITREQGRRRRTTTVVGEGVQSEGIALPPLVQADADVPGLSEVQGPTMIDMMAGMQGIQQAILKLTEVVTVQSQRVTQPLVDQTPTAGGRQTVQDQPQPQLGGGIMVTLPEFLKLKPPKFSGSDVNEDPQRFLDSMDRVLQALGCSSTRSVELAAFQLEDIARTWYDTLRGGRLVGSASLRWEEFTEAFMARFLPRSVREARAHEFEKLVQTFGMTVTEYDILFTRLSRYAPHLVATEEMRITRFVNGLVTPLFNAVASQEFTTYAAAVDRVRKIEIRRLEDRGGQEQSKKSRTVGSFSGFSRSVDSQKSGKQRAAQSEMGSSAYSPSIALRRDSRFQDAEHSGQQPPSQFSADRPPCLTCGKRHSGQCYRATGACFKCGQLGHRMWECPQGQNISSVGSAPLITPATGQPTRQTTVQSGRGFGVRGQDQSRGGPARVFALTPQDMQTSDADVAGTLSSYSFDPHVLIALDSTYQILPSDSLKIQICLVALSVIGNFVPSLVLYSGLILLLFEQFDNIY; this is translated from the coding sequence ATGCCTCCAAAAACACGTACACTGAGAGATATTGCGGTGCGAGAGGAGACAGGTGAGAGCTTGGCTCCACAATCAGCTCACATTACTCGAGAGCAAGGTAGACGTCGTAGAACTACTACAGTCGTTGGAGAGGGGGTTCAGAGTGAAGGTATTGCACTGCCCCCATTAGTTCAGGCAGACGCCGATGTTCCTGGGCTATCCGAGGTTCAAGGTCCTACTATGATTGACATGATGGCCGGGATGCAGGGTATTCAACAGGCTATTTTGAAATTGACTGAGGTAGTTACTGTTCAGAGTCAAAGAGTGACTCAGCCTTTGGTAGATCAAACTCCGACAGCTGGGGGGAGGCAGACGGTGCAGGATCAGCCTCAGCCACAGTTGGGAGGAGGTATTATGGTGACTTTGCCAGAGTTTTTGAAATTGAAACCACCGAAGTTCTCTGGGTCTGATGTGAATGAGGACCCACAACGGTTTTTAGATAGTATGGATAGAGTTCTGCAGGCTTTAGGGTGTTCTAGCACTCGATCAGTGGAGTTGGCTGCGTTTCAACTAGAGGATATTGCTCGAACATGGTATGATACTTTAAGAGGAGGGAGACTTGTGGGGTCAGCTTCATTGCGTTGGGAGGAGTTCACTGAGGCTTTTATGGCTCGTTTCCTTCCGCGCAGTGTGAGAGAGGCTCGTGCACATGAGTTTGAGAAGTTGGTACAAACCTTTGGTATGACAGTGACTGAATATGATATCTTGTTTACGCGATTGTCTCGATATGCACCTCACTTGGTTGCTACAGAGGAGATGCGAATTACTCGGTTTGTGAATGGATTAGTTACACCTTTATTTAATGCGGTAGCTTCACAAGAATTCACAACCTATGCTGCGGCTGTTGATCGCGTTAGGAAGATTGAAATAAGGAGGTTGGAAGATCGTGGGGGCCAAGAGCAAAGTAAAAAGAGCAGAACTGTGGGATCATTTAGTGGATTTAGTAGGAGTGTTGATAGTCAGAAATCAGGCAAGCAGAGAGCCGCTCAGTCCGAGATGGGATCGTCAGCGTATTCACCTTCTATTGCCCTTAGGAGAGATTCTAGGTTCCAGGATGCTGAGCATTCAGGCCAGCAGCCTCCCAGTCAGTTTAGTGCTGATAGACCACCATGTCTGACTTGTGGGAAGCGCCATTCTGGGCAATGTTATAGGGCCACTGGtgcttgctttaagtgtggtcAGCTCGGTCATCGAATGTGGGAATGTCCGCAAGGCCAAAATATATCTAGTGTGGGGTCAGCACCACTTATTACCCCTGCTACCGGACAGCCGACTAGACAGACTACTGTTCAGTCGGGTAGAGGGTTTGGAGTCCGAGGTCAGGACCAGTCAAGGGGAGGTCCTGCTAGGGTCTTTGCGCTTACACCACAGGATATGCAGACATCTGATGCAGATGTTGCAGGTACACTTTCTAGTTATTCTTTCGACCCACATGTGTTGATTGCTTTGGACTCTACGTATCAAATTTTACCCTCTGATTCGCTGAAGATTCAAATCTGTTTAGTTGCCCTTTCTGTGATAGGTAATTTTGTTCCATCATTGGTCTTGTATTCAGGTCTTATCTTGCTATTGTTTGAACAATTTGATAATATCTATTAA